One Streptomyces coeruleorubidus DNA segment encodes these proteins:
- a CDS encoding GntR family transcriptional regulator codes for MKQGAQGSSAEAGVPSAEVPGGQVRVPQQPGVADVGRMRPGAGGACEVVRGEHTHSEPALPSAPRGRPVVQRSSVRGQIVDALRAALVAGDLRPGEVYSAPVLGERFGVSATPVREAMQQLAIEGAVEVVPNRGFRVVERGVRELAELAEVRALIEVPVMLRLARTVPAERWAELRPLAEATVRAASSGCRATYAESDRGFHRAVLSLSGNEQLVQIAEDLHRRAQWPLVGSGPGMRGRADLVADAHEHTALLDALIARDLDVVRALVGEHFAGAG; via the coding sequence GTGAAGCAGGGCGCGCAGGGCTCTTCCGCCGAGGCGGGGGTGCCGAGTGCCGAGGTTCCGGGTGGACAGGTCAGGGTGCCGCAGCAGCCTGGAGTGGCGGATGTGGGTCGGATGAGGCCTGGGGCTGGTGGGGCCTGCGAGGTGGTCCGGGGGGAGCACACGCACAGTGAGCCCGCCCTGCCGTCCGCTCCGCGAGGCCGGCCCGTCGTGCAGCGGTCCTCGGTGCGCGGGCAGATCGTGGACGCGCTGCGGGCCGCGCTGGTGGCCGGGGATCTCAGGCCCGGGGAGGTGTACTCGGCGCCGGTGCTGGGCGAGCGGTTCGGCGTCTCCGCGACGCCGGTACGGGAAGCCATGCAGCAGCTGGCCATCGAGGGTGCCGTCGAGGTCGTGCCGAACCGCGGGTTCCGGGTGGTCGAGCGGGGGGTGCGGGAGCTGGCGGAGCTGGCCGAGGTGCGGGCGCTGATCGAGGTGCCGGTGATGCTGCGGCTGGCCCGCACCGTGCCGGCGGAGCGCTGGGCCGAGCTGCGTCCCCTCGCCGAGGCGACGGTCCGCGCGGCGTCCTCCGGCTGCCGCGCGACCTACGCGGAGTCCGACCGGGGGTTCCACCGGGCCGTGCTGTCCCTCTCCGGGAACGAGCAGCTCGTCCAGATCGCGGAGGACCTGCACCGGCGGGCGCAGTGGCCGCTGGTCGGGAGCGGGCCGGGGATGCGAGGCCGGGCTGATCTGGTGGCGGACGCACATGAACACACGGCGTTGCTGGACGCGTTGATCGCCCGGGACCTGGACGTGGTGCGGGCGCTGGTGGGGGAGCACTTCGCGGGCGCGGGCTGA
- a CDS encoding PucR family transcriptional regulator: protein MRLRALLDTDALGLKLLGGEDELDRTVRGVMTTDLRDPSRYLSGGELVLTGLAWRRDAADSEPFVRILVQEGVTALAAGEAELGDVPDDLVAACARHRLPLFAVHESVAFATITEHVVRQVSGERAGDLAAVVDRHRRMMTSGPAGGGPDVVLDLLGSDLDLRAWVLSPTGRLIAGPKTQGPALPAEACARLAAEHLTATRTGRRAPHRVLLGGTTYSLFPIRSTGRSPQAARDARETVLSDWLLTVEADAGDWAEERLDLLHGVTQLIAVERDRRDAARTVRRRLAQEILELVQAGAAPAEIAARLRVAAPVLLPGLGAAPHWQVVVARVDWDGGDVEGGPVAQALLEEILVDPLSAGPEPSDRIAVAHTGDEAIALVPLPAVATEPDGSETGVLADALLESVRDPLTAGLNDDGRLTLGVSAAVHSAEGLRGALEEARHARRVAAARPGRVCAAGHQELASHVLLLPFVPDDVRRAFTARLLDPLRDYDRRHRAELIPTLEAFLDCDGSWTRCATRLHLHVNTLRYRVGRIEQLTSRDLSRLEDKLDFFLALRMS, encoded by the coding sequence ATGCGGCTGCGCGCACTGCTGGACACCGACGCGCTGGGCCTCAAGCTGCTCGGCGGCGAGGACGAGCTGGACCGCACCGTGCGCGGTGTGATGACCACCGACCTGCGCGACCCCAGCCGCTACCTCTCGGGCGGCGAGCTGGTGCTCACGGGCCTGGCCTGGCGCCGGGACGCCGCGGACTCGGAGCCCTTCGTCCGGATCCTGGTGCAGGAGGGAGTCACGGCCCTCGCCGCGGGCGAGGCCGAGCTCGGGGACGTACCGGACGACCTGGTCGCGGCCTGCGCCCGCCACCGCCTCCCGCTCTTCGCGGTGCACGAGTCGGTGGCATTCGCGACGATCACCGAGCACGTCGTACGGCAGGTCTCCGGCGAGCGGGCCGGAGACCTCGCGGCCGTGGTCGACCGCCACCGCCGGATGATGACGTCGGGCCCGGCGGGCGGCGGCCCGGACGTGGTCCTGGACCTGCTGGGCTCGGACCTGGACCTGCGCGCCTGGGTGCTCTCCCCCACCGGCCGCCTGATCGCGGGCCCGAAGACGCAGGGCCCCGCCCTCCCCGCCGAGGCCTGCGCCCGGCTGGCGGCGGAACACCTGACCGCCACCCGCACGGGCCGCCGCGCCCCGCACCGCGTCCTCCTGGGCGGCACCACCTACTCCCTCTTCCCGATCCGCTCGACGGGCCGCTCCCCGCAGGCCGCCCGGGACGCCCGCGAGACCGTCCTGTCCGACTGGCTGCTGACGGTCGAGGCGGACGCCGGGGACTGGGCGGAGGAGCGCCTCGACCTGCTCCACGGCGTCACCCAGCTGATCGCGGTCGAGCGGGACCGCCGGGACGCCGCCCGCACGGTCCGCCGCCGCCTCGCCCAGGAGATCCTGGAACTGGTCCAGGCGGGCGCGGCCCCCGCCGAGATCGCCGCCCGCCTCCGGGTGGCCGCCCCGGTCCTGCTGCCGGGCCTCGGCGCCGCGCCGCACTGGCAGGTGGTCGTGGCCCGCGTCGACTGGGACGGCGGCGACGTCGAGGGCGGCCCGGTCGCCCAGGCCCTGCTGGAGGAGATCCTCGTCGACCCCCTGTCGGCGGGCCCGGAACCCTCCGACCGCATCGCCGTGGCCCACACGGGCGACGAGGCCATCGCCCTCGTCCCGCTCCCAGCCGTCGCGACGGAGCCCGACGGCTCCGAGACCGGCGTCCTCGCGGACGCGCTCCTGGAGTCCGTACGGGACCCCCTGACGGCCGGCCTGAACGACGACGGCCGCCTCACACTCGGCGTCAGTGCGGCCGTGCACTCGGCGGAGGGCCTGCGCGGCGCACTGGAGGAGGCCCGCCACGCCCGCCGGGTGGCCGCGGCCCGCCCGGGCCGGGTCTGCGCGGCGGGCCACCAGGAACTGGCCTCCCACGTCCTGCTGTTGCCCTTCGTCCCGGACGACGTCCGCCGCGCCTTCACGGCCCGCCTCCTGGACCCCCTCCGCGACTACGACCGCCGCCACCGCGCCGAGCTGATCCCCACCCTGGAGGCCTTCCTGGACTGCGACGGCTCCTGGACCCGCTGCGCCACCCGGCTCCACCTCCACGTCAATACACTGCGCTACCGGGTGGGCCGCATCGAGCAGTTGACGAGCCGCGACCTGTCGCGCCTGGAGGACAAGCTCGACTTCTTCCTGGCGCTGCGGATGAGCTGA
- a CDS encoding FAD binding domain-containing protein: protein MDFLRPASWEEALAAKAEHPTAVPIAGGTDVMVEINFDHRRPEYLMDLNRIGDLSEWEVGEESVRLGASVPYTMIMDNLRAELPGLALASHTVASPQIRNRGGVGGNLGTASPAGDAHPALLAAGAEVEVESVRGSRRIPIDEFYTGVKRNALAPDELIRAVHVKKADGPQQFSKVGTRNAMVIAVCAFGLALHPETRTVRTGIGSAAPTPVRAKAAEEFLNAALEEGGFWDNGKIITPSVAKQFADLCSAACNPIDDVRGTASYRRHAVGVMARRTLTWTWESYRGTRRTTEGAA, encoded by the coding sequence ATGGACTTCCTTCGCCCCGCCAGCTGGGAGGAGGCGCTCGCCGCGAAAGCCGAGCATCCCACCGCTGTGCCGATCGCGGGTGGCACCGACGTGATGGTCGAGATCAACTTCGACCACCGCCGGCCCGAGTACCTCATGGACCTGAACCGCATCGGCGACCTCTCCGAGTGGGAGGTCGGCGAGGAGAGCGTGCGGCTGGGTGCCTCCGTGCCGTACACGATGATCATGGACAACCTGCGCGCCGAGCTGCCGGGGCTGGCCCTGGCCTCGCACACGGTCGCCTCCCCGCAGATCCGCAACCGCGGCGGCGTCGGCGGCAACCTCGGCACCGCCTCCCCGGCAGGCGACGCCCACCCCGCCCTGCTCGCCGCGGGCGCCGAGGTGGAGGTCGAGTCGGTGCGCGGCTCGCGTCGTATCCCGATCGACGAGTTCTACACGGGCGTCAAGCGCAACGCGCTGGCCCCCGACGAGCTGATCCGGGCCGTGCATGTGAAGAAGGCCGACGGGCCGCAGCAGTTCTCCAAGGTGGGGACCAGGAACGCGATGGTCATCGCCGTGTGCGCCTTCGGGCTCGCGCTGCACCCCGAGACGCGGACCGTGCGGACCGGCATCGGTTCGGCCGCTCCGACCCCCGTTCGGGCCAAGGCCGCCGAGGAGTTCCTGAACGCCGCTCTGGAGGAGGGCGGCTTCTGGGACAACGGGAAGATCATCACCCCGTCGGTCGCCAAGCAGTTCGCGGACCTGTGCTCCGCCGCCTGCAACCCGATCGACGACGTCCGGGGCACCGCGAGCTACCGCCGCCACGCGGTCGGCGTCATGGCCCGCCGCACGCTGACCTGGACCTGGGAGTCCTACCGCGGCACCCGCCGCACCACAGAGGGAGCTGCGTGA
- a CDS encoding (2Fe-2S)-binding protein, whose amino-acid sequence MRVNFTVNGRPQEADDVWEGESLLYVLRERLGLPGSKNACEQGECGSCTVRLDGVPVCSCLVAAGQVEGREVVTVEGLADYAKQRAEGGCASGACGTTLQNARQWEAKGTDSQTGEGTELSPIQQAFIDAGAVQCGFCTPGLLVAADEMLERNPTPTDADIREALSGNLCRCTGYEKIMDAVRLAAARQGEAV is encoded by the coding sequence ATGCGCGTCAACTTCACGGTCAACGGCCGTCCGCAGGAAGCCGACGACGTGTGGGAGGGCGAGTCCCTGCTGTACGTGCTGAGGGAGCGGCTCGGCCTGCCGGGCTCGAAGAACGCCTGCGAGCAGGGCGAGTGCGGCTCGTGCACGGTCCGGCTGGACGGTGTGCCGGTGTGCTCGTGCCTGGTGGCGGCGGGGCAGGTGGAGGGCCGCGAGGTCGTCACCGTCGAGGGCCTCGCGGACTACGCCAAGCAGCGCGCCGAGGGCGGCTGCGCGAGTGGCGCCTGCGGTACGACGCTCCAGAACGCCCGGCAGTGGGAGGCCAAGGGCACTGACTCGCAGACCGGCGAGGGCACCGAGCTCTCCCCGATCCAGCAGGCGTTCATCGACGCCGGCGCCGTCCAGTGCGGCTTCTGCACGCCCGGTCTGCTGGTCGCCGCCGACGAGATGCTGGAGCGCAACCCGACCCCGACCGACGCGGACATCCGCGAGGCGCTGTCGGGCAACCTGTGCCGCTGCACCGGCTACGAGAAGATCATGGACGCGGTCCGCCTCGCGGCCGCCCGGCAGGGAGAGGCGGTCTGA
- a CDS encoding xanthine dehydrogenase family protein molybdopterin-binding subunit yields MSSPNGTPTKITQGSHTKGGIGESTLRPDGTLKVTGEFAYSSDMWHEDMLWGQILRSTVAHAEIVSIDTSEALATPGVYAVLTYDDLPTDVKNYGLEIQDTPVLAHGKVRHHGEPVAIVAADHPETARRAAAKIKVDYRELPVITDEASATAPDAILVHENRDDHHAGHVPHPNIVHRQPIVRGDVEAARERADVIVEGEYTFGMQDQAFLGPESGLAVPEEDGGVHLYIATQWLHSDLRQIAPVLGLPEDKVRMTLSGVGGAFGGREDLSMQIHACLLALRTGKPVKIVYNRFESFFGHVHRHPAKLYYEHGATKDGKLTHMKCRIVLDGGAYASASPAVVGNASSLSVGPYVIDDVDIEAIALYTNNPPCGAMRGFGAVQACFAYEAQMDKLAKRLGMDPVEFRQLNAMEQGTIMPTGQSVDSPAPVAELLRRVKAMPMPPERQWESSEGADVRQLPGGLSNTTHGEGVVRGVGYAVGIKNVGFSEGFDDYSTAKVRMEVVGGEPVVTVHTAMAEVGQGGVTVHAQIARTELGVTQVTINPADTRVGSAGSTSASRQTYVTGGAVKNACELVREKVLETGRRKFGSYHPAWATAELLLEGGKVVTDGGEVLADLVDVLGEDAVEVEEEWRHRPTEPFDLRTGQGNGHVQYSFAAHRAVVEVDTELGLVKVIELACAQDVGKALNPLSVLGQIQGGTTQGLGVAVMEEIIVDPKTAKVKNPSFTDYLIPTILDTPTIPVDVLELADEYAPYGLRGVGEAPTLSSTPAVLAAIRNATGLELNRTPVRPEHLTGTSLSEA; encoded by the coding sequence ATGTCTTCCCCCAACGGAACGCCCACCAAGATCACCCAGGGCTCGCACACCAAGGGCGGCATCGGCGAGTCCACGCTCCGCCCGGACGGCACCCTCAAGGTCACCGGCGAGTTCGCGTACTCGTCCGACATGTGGCACGAGGACATGCTGTGGGGGCAGATCCTCCGGTCGACCGTCGCGCACGCCGAGATCGTGTCCATCGACACCAGCGAGGCCCTGGCCACGCCGGGCGTCTACGCCGTGCTGACGTACGACGACCTGCCGACCGACGTGAAGAACTACGGGCTGGAGATCCAGGACACCCCGGTCCTCGCCCACGGCAAGGTCCGCCACCACGGCGAGCCGGTCGCGATCGTCGCCGCCGACCACCCGGAGACCGCGCGCCGCGCCGCCGCCAAGATCAAGGTGGACTACAGGGAACTGCCCGTCATCACCGACGAGGCCTCCGCGACCGCTCCCGACGCGATCCTCGTCCACGAGAACCGCGACGACCACCACGCCGGGCACGTCCCGCACCCGAACATCGTCCACCGCCAGCCGATCGTCCGCGGTGACGTGGAGGCGGCCCGCGAGCGGGCGGACGTCATCGTCGAGGGCGAGTACACCTTCGGCATGCAGGACCAGGCCTTCCTCGGCCCCGAGTCCGGCCTCGCCGTGCCGGAGGAGGACGGCGGCGTCCACCTCTACATCGCCACCCAGTGGCTGCACAGCGACCTGCGCCAGATCGCGCCCGTGCTCGGCCTGCCCGAGGACAAGGTGCGGATGACGCTGTCCGGCGTCGGCGGCGCGTTCGGCGGCCGCGAGGACCTGTCGATGCAGATCCACGCCTGCCTGCTGGCGCTGCGCACGGGCAAGCCGGTCAAGATCGTCTACAACCGGTTCGAGTCCTTCTTCGGGCACGTCCACCGCCACCCGGCGAAGCTCTATTACGAGCACGGGGCCACCAAGGACGGCAAGCTCACGCACATGAAGTGCCGGATCGTCCTGGACGGCGGCGCCTACGCCTCCGCCTCCCCGGCCGTCGTCGGCAACGCCTCCTCCCTGTCGGTGGGCCCGTACGTGATCGACGACGTGGACATCGAGGCCATCGCCCTCTACACCAACAACCCGCCCTGCGGCGCCATGCGCGGCTTCGGCGCGGTTCAGGCGTGCTTCGCCTACGAGGCGCAGATGGACAAGCTGGCGAAGAGGCTCGGCATGGACCCGGTGGAGTTCCGGCAGCTCAACGCCATGGAGCAGGGCACGATCATGCCGACCGGGCAGTCGGTCGACTCGCCGGCCCCGGTCGCCGAACTCCTGCGCCGCGTCAAGGCGATGCCGATGCCGCCGGAGCGCCAATGGGAGTCCAGCGAGGGCGCCGACGTGCGGCAACTGCCGGGCGGCCTGTCCAACACCACGCACGGCGAAGGCGTCGTACGCGGTGTCGGCTACGCGGTCGGCATCAAGAACGTGGGCTTCTCCGAGGGGTTCGACGACTACTCGACCGCGAAGGTCCGGATGGAGGTCGTGGGCGGCGAGCCCGTCGTCACCGTCCACACGGCCATGGCCGAGGTCGGGCAGGGCGGTGTCACGGTCCACGCGCAGATCGCCCGCACCGAACTGGGCGTCACGCAGGTGACCATCAACCCCGCCGACACCCGGGTGGGCAGCGCCGGTTCGACGTCGGCCTCCCGGCAGACGTACGTCACCGGCGGCGCCGTGAAGAACGCCTGTGAGCTGGTCCGCGAGAAGGTGCTGGAGACCGGCCGCCGCAAGTTCGGGTCGTACCACCCGGCCTGGGCCACGGCCGAACTGCTGCTGGAAGGCGGCAAGGTCGTCACCGACGGCGGTGAGGTGCTGGCCGACCTGGTGGACGTCCTCGGCGAGGACGCCGTCGAGGTCGAGGAGGAGTGGCGGCACCGGCCGACCGAGCCCTTCGACCTGCGCACCGGCCAGGGCAACGGGCACGTGCAGTACTCCTTCGCCGCGCACCGCGCCGTCGTCGAGGTCGACACCGAGCTCGGCCTGGTGAAGGTCATCGAGCTGGCCTGCGCCCAGGACGTCGGCAAGGCGCTCAACCCGCTGTCCGTGCTCGGCCAGATCCAGGGCGGCACGACACAGGGCCTGGGCGTGGCGGTCATGGAGGAGATAATCGTCGACCCGAAGACGGCGAAGGTGAAGAACCCCTCCTTCACGGACTACCTGATCCCGACCATCCTCGACACGCCGACCATCCCGGTCGACGTCCTCGAACTCGCCGACGAGTACGCCCCGTACGGGCTGCGCGGCGTCGGCGAGGCCCCCACCCTGTCGTCGACCCCGGCGGTCCTCGCGGCCATCCGGAACGCGACCGGGCTCGAGCTGAACCGGACTCCGGTACGGCCCGAGCACCTGACGGGTACGTCACTCTCCGAGGCCTGA
- a CDS encoding NCS2 family permease → MTQQSLEPRTTAEDAGEGTRVPAGRSWLDRYFHISHRGSTVAREVRGGVTTFMAMAYILLLNPLILSGKDAAGNTLAQQGLITATAFAAALTTLLMGLVGKVPLALAAGLSVSGVLASQVAPEMTWPQAMGMCVMYGVVIMLLVVTGLREMIMNAIPLALKHGITMGIGLFIALIGFYKSGFVHQGEATPLALGPAGELAGWPVLLFAGTLLLIFMLQARNIPGAILIGIVSGTVVAAILNAAGVIDPKQWAAGAPELHGGAVSMPDFSLFGDVEFGGWGEVGAMTVGMIVFTLVLAGFFDAMATIIGVGTEAELADDKGRMPGLSKALFIDGAGGAIGGVSGGSGQTVFIESATGVGEGARTGLASVVTGLFFAACLFFTPLTAIVPQEVASAALVVIGAMMLMNARHVDWADRATAVPVFLTVVLMPFTYTITTGVAAGVISYVAIKTAQGKVREIGAFMWILTAVFLVYFALNPIESWLGVH, encoded by the coding sequence ATGACCCAGCAGTCACTGGAGCCGAGGACCACAGCCGAAGACGCGGGCGAAGGCACCCGCGTCCCGGCCGGACGGTCCTGGCTCGACCGGTACTTCCACATATCCCACAGAGGGTCCACGGTCGCGCGCGAAGTGCGCGGCGGCGTCACCACCTTCATGGCGATGGCGTACATCCTCCTGCTCAACCCGCTGATCCTGTCCGGCAAGGACGCGGCGGGGAACACCCTCGCGCAGCAGGGCCTGATCACCGCGACCGCGTTCGCGGCGGCCCTCACCACCCTGCTGATGGGTCTCGTCGGCAAGGTGCCGCTCGCCCTCGCCGCCGGTCTCTCCGTCTCCGGAGTCCTCGCCTCCCAGGTCGCGCCCGAGATGACCTGGCCGCAGGCGATGGGCATGTGCGTGATGTACGGCGTGGTCATCATGCTGCTGGTCGTCACCGGCCTGCGCGAGATGATCATGAACGCGATTCCGCTCGCGCTCAAGCACGGCATCACCATGGGCATCGGCCTGTTCATCGCCCTCATCGGCTTCTACAAGTCCGGCTTCGTGCACCAGGGCGAGGCCACCCCCCTCGCGCTCGGCCCGGCGGGCGAACTGGCCGGCTGGCCGGTGCTGCTCTTCGCCGGCACCCTGCTGCTGATCTTCATGCTCCAGGCCCGGAACATCCCGGGCGCCATCCTCATCGGCATCGTCAGCGGCACGGTCGTCGCCGCGATCCTGAACGCCGCCGGCGTCATCGACCCCAAGCAGTGGGCGGCCGGCGCCCCCGAGCTGCACGGCGGCGCGGTGTCCATGCCCGACTTCTCGCTCTTCGGGGACGTGGAGTTCGGCGGCTGGGGCGAGGTCGGCGCGATGACCGTCGGCATGATCGTCTTCACGCTGGTGCTGGCCGGGTTCTTCGACGCGATGGCGACCATCATCGGCGTCGGCACCGAGGCCGAGCTCGCCGACGACAAGGGCCGGATGCCGGGCCTGTCCAAGGCGCTGTTCATCGACGGCGCCGGCGGCGCGATCGGCGGTGTGTCCGGCGGCTCCGGCCAGACGGTGTTCATCGAGTCGGCCACGGGCGTCGGCGAGGGCGCGCGCACCGGCCTGGCCTCCGTGGTCACGGGTCTGTTCTTCGCGGCCTGCCTGTTCTTCACGCCGCTCACGGCGATCGTGCCGCAGGAGGTCGCGTCCGCCGCCCTCGTCGTCATCGGCGCGATGATGCTGATGAACGCCCGGCACGTGGACTGGGCCGACCGGGCCACCGCCGTCCCGGTGTTCCTGACGGTCGTCCTGATGCCGTTCACGTACACCATCACCACCGGTGTCGCCGCGGGCGTCATCTCCTACGTCGCCATCAAGACCGCCCAGGGCAAGGTGCGTGAGATCGGCGCCTTCATGTGGATCCTGACGGCGGTGTTCCTCGTCTACTTCGCCCTCAACCCGATCGAGAGCTGGCTGGGCGTCCACTGA
- a CDS encoding XdhC family protein yields the protein MLDIAEELNRWVEQGRDFAVATVVAVGGSAPRRPGAALAVDADGTAIGSVSGGCVEGAVYELCEQALRDGETVQERFGYSDDDAFAVGLTCGGVIDILVTPVRAGDPVRPVVAAALTAAASGEAAAVARIVSGPRELTGRALLVRPDGSYDGGFGAHPKLDRTVAAEAGALLDAGRTATLDIGEQGSRCGAPLTVLVESSVPAPRMIVFGAIDFASALVRVGKFLGYHVTVCDARPVFATRARFPEADEIVVDWPHRYLERTDVDARTVLCVLTHDAKFDVPLLKLALRLPVAYVGAMGSRRTHLDRNARLREVGVTELELSRLHSPIGLDLGARTPEETALSIASEIVAVRRGGSGVSLTGAHTPIHHEPESKAVGRIGSVA from the coding sequence ATGCTGGACATCGCCGAGGAGCTGAACCGGTGGGTCGAGCAGGGCCGTGACTTCGCCGTGGCCACCGTGGTGGCCGTCGGCGGCAGCGCGCCCCGCCGGCCGGGCGCCGCGCTCGCGGTGGACGCCGACGGCACGGCGATCGGCTCGGTCTCCGGGGGCTGCGTGGAGGGCGCGGTCTACGAGCTGTGCGAGCAGGCGCTGCGGGACGGCGAGACCGTCCAGGAGCGCTTCGGATACAGCGACGACGACGCCTTCGCCGTGGGCCTGACCTGCGGCGGTGTCATCGACATCCTGGTCACCCCGGTACGGGCCGGCGATCCGGTCCGCCCGGTGGTCGCGGCCGCGCTCACCGCCGCCGCGTCCGGGGAGGCGGCGGCGGTGGCGCGGATCGTGTCGGGCCCGCGCGAACTGACGGGCCGGGCCCTGCTGGTCCGCCCCGACGGCTCCTACGACGGCGGCTTCGGCGCCCATCCCAAACTGGACCGCACGGTCGCCGCCGAGGCGGGCGCGCTTCTGGACGCCGGCCGCACCGCCACCCTGGACATAGGAGAGCAGGGCTCACGCTGCGGAGCACCGCTCACGGTCCTGGTCGAGTCCTCGGTCCCGGCGCCCCGCATGATCGTGTTCGGCGCGATCGACTTCGCCTCCGCCCTGGTCCGTGTCGGCAAGTTCCTCGGCTACCACGTCACCGTGTGCGACGCGCGCCCCGTCTTCGCGACCCGGGCGCGCTTCCCGGAGGCCGACGAGATCGTCGTCGACTGGCCCCACCGCTACCTGGAGCGCACGGACGTCGACGCCCGCACGGTCCTGTGCGTCCTGACCCACGACGCCAAGTTCGACGTGCCCCTGCTGAAACTGGCGCTGCGGCTGCCGGTGGCGTACGTCGGTGCGATGGGCTCCCGGCGCACTCATCTGGACCGCAACGCCCGCCTGCGCGAAGTCGGCGTGACGGAGCTGGAGTTGAGCCGACTGCACTCGCCGATCGGCCTGGACCTCGGGGCCCGTACGCCCGAGGAGACGGCCCTGTCGATCGCCTCGGAGATCGTCGCCGTCAGGCGCGGCGGCAGCGGGGTCTCGCTGACCGGGGCCCATACGCCGATCCACCACGAGCCGGAGTCGAAGGCGGTGGGGCGGATCGGGTCGGTGGCCTGA
- a CDS encoding methyltransferase — translation MTDRDLLVRLVFGGMAAQTVRAAVRLRIVELIGDTPRPAADVAADAGADPQPMTRLLRALAGLGLLREHSFGTFAVAPAGLLLDPGRPDSLTSFVRMFTEPAIIRAWEHLDDSVRTGDVAFDTVFGTDFFSHLARQPELSAEFNAAMSQATAETAAALPHAFDFGRFGTVTDVGGGDGTLLAGVLAAFPGLTGVVHDTSEGLAQAPENLRRHGLTERCSLVAGDFFRSVPEGSDLYLMKSILHDWPDDRAVTILRHCRTVLPPGGRVLILEPVLPEVVGADGDGSTYLSDLNMLVNVGGRERTREDFEELCEAAGLSLVSVTPLPEAEPFSLLEAAARSA, via the coding sequence ATGACCGACCGTGACCTGCTCGTGCGGCTCGTCTTCGGCGGCATGGCCGCGCAGACCGTGCGCGCGGCCGTCCGGCTGAGGATCGTCGAGCTGATCGGCGACACGCCCCGCCCGGCAGCCGACGTGGCCGCCGACGCCGGAGCCGATCCCCAGCCCATGACCCGGCTGCTGCGCGCCCTGGCCGGCCTCGGCCTGCTGAGGGAACACAGCTTCGGCACCTTCGCGGTGGCCCCCGCGGGTTTACTCCTCGACCCGGGCCGCCCCGACTCGCTCACCTCCTTCGTGCGGATGTTCACCGAGCCGGCGATCATCCGCGCCTGGGAGCACCTGGACGACAGCGTCCGCACCGGCGACGTCGCGTTCGACACCGTCTTCGGCACGGACTTCTTCAGCCACCTCGCCCGGCAGCCCGAGCTGTCCGCGGAGTTCAACGCGGCGATGAGCCAGGCCACCGCGGAGACCGCCGCCGCCCTGCCGCACGCCTTCGACTTCGGCCGGTTCGGCACGGTCACGGACGTCGGCGGCGGAGACGGCACGCTCCTGGCCGGCGTGCTCGCCGCGTTCCCCGGCCTCACAGGTGTCGTCCACGACACGAGCGAGGGGCTCGCCCAGGCGCCGGAGAACCTGCGGCGGCACGGGCTCACGGAACGCTGCTCCCTGGTCGCCGGGGACTTCTTCCGGTCGGTGCCCGAGGGCTCGGACCTGTACCTGATGAAGAGCATCCTGCACGACTGGCCGGACGACCGGGCGGTCACGATCCTGCGCCACTGCCGCACGGTGCTGCCGCCCGGCGGACGGGTCCTGATCCTGGAACCGGTGCTGCCCGAGGTCGTCGGGGCCGACGGCGACGGGAGCACGTATCTCAGTGACCTCAACATGCTGGTGAACGTGGGCGGCAGGGAGCGCACCCGCGAGGACTTCGAGGAGCTGTGCGAGGCCGCCGGCCTGTCCCTCGTCTCCGTCACCCCGCTTCCGGAGGCGGAACCGTTCTCGCTCCTGGAGGCGGCGGCACGCTCGGCCTGA
- a CDS encoding helix-turn-helix domain-containing protein, which translates to MRSYEAESEPGWDVVLPRDGMSLDGVRMAGFRERAATGLDMRVLPRPAVVVVIGLGESPFSVEGTHGHQDLPSFAAALSPGPARIRAEGVECVEMRLSPRAAYALLGVSPRELDGSVRGLEDLWGRAESRLRERLAEASTWEQRLTLVDRFLAERAARAPAMAPEVAAVWDTIVARRGRVRVGELADACGWSRKRLWSRFSEQIGLTPKRAAMLVRFDHAARALTAGANAADVALACGYVDQPHLHRDVLAFAGCTPTALAGGANSAG; encoded by the coding sequence ATGCGCAGTTACGAAGCGGAGAGCGAGCCCGGCTGGGACGTCGTCCTGCCGCGCGACGGCATGTCGCTCGACGGCGTCCGGATGGCCGGGTTCCGTGAGCGGGCCGCAACCGGGCTGGACATGCGGGTGCTGCCGCGGCCGGCGGTGGTCGTCGTGATCGGACTCGGGGAGAGCCCGTTCTCGGTGGAAGGTACCCACGGGCACCAGGACCTGCCGAGCTTCGCCGCCGCGCTGTCGCCCGGCCCGGCCCGGATCCGCGCCGAGGGTGTCGAGTGCGTCGAGATGCGTCTGTCGCCCCGGGCCGCCTATGCCCTGCTCGGCGTCTCCCCGCGCGAGCTGGACGGATCGGTCAGGGGGCTCGAAGACCTCTGGGGGCGGGCCGAGTCGCGCTTGCGGGAACGGCTGGCCGAGGCGTCGACCTGGGAGCAGCGCCTCACGCTCGTGGACCGGTTCCTCGCCGAACGGGCCGCGCGGGCACCGGCGATGGCGCCCGAGGTCGCCGCCGTCTGGGACACCATCGTGGCCCGTCGGGGCCGGGTACGGGTCGGTGAACTGGCCGACGCCTGCGGCTGGAGCCGCAAACGGCTGTGGTCCCGGTTCAGCGAGCAGATCGGCCTCACCCCGAAACGCGCCGCCATGCTGGTCCGCTTCGACCACGCCGCCCGCGCACTCACCGCGGGCGCGAACGCCGCCGACGTCGCACTTGCTTGCGGCTACGTCGATCAGCCCCATCTCCATCGCGACGTACTGGCGTTCGCGGGCTGCACGCCCACCGCCCTGGCCGGCGGGGCGAACTCCGCCGGCTGA